In a single window of the Candidatus Celerinatantimonas neptuna genome:
- the rimJ_1 gene encoding [Ribosomal protein S5]-alanine N-acetyltransferase, whose product MLHVPKMATTNAVITILRPERATLVTNFFLRNQDYFREWFPERNNVFFTTEYWQARIEKSYQLFLDDKELFFSAMTPDEQTMIAFANFSSIQEGAFKGCYLRFALDQNFQGQGLMQEILCNTLNYIFCELDLHRVMANYPPANQRAEHLLTRLGFKIEGYARSYMKLNGQWQDHVLTSLINPLHDTEFI is encoded by the coding sequence ATGTTACATGTTCCCAAAATGGCAACAACGAACGCAGTTATTACCATTCTTCGTCCAGAACGAGCTACATTAGTGACCAATTTTTTTTTACGTAATCAGGATTATTTCAGAGAATGGTTTCCTGAACGTAACAATGTTTTTTTTACCACAGAATACTGGCAAGCCCGTATTGAAAAATCTTATCAGCTCTTTCTTGATGACAAAGAACTCTTTTTTTCAGCAATGACCCCGGATGAACAAACAATGATTGCATTTGCCAATTTCTCATCCATTCAGGAAGGCGCATTCAAAGGGTGTTATCTGCGATTCGCTCTTGATCAAAATTTTCAGGGGCAGGGACTCATGCAGGAAATATTGTGTAATACGCTAAATTACATTTTCTGTGAATTAGACCTTCATCGGGTCATGGCTAATTATCCTCCGGCGAATCAACGCGCAGAGCACCTACTTACCCGGCTGGGTTTTAAAATCGAAGGATATGCCCGCTCTTACATGAAATTAAACGGACAATGGCAGGATCATGTCTTAACCTCTCTGATTAATCCGCTACACGACACTGAGTTTATTTAA
- the pctA gene encoding Methyl-accepting chemotaxis protein PctA: protein MSIKQKLIITVTLVLAALFAAQISFERYNMRKDLFLDLQNNSAHIGKTTANQLGAWLSGKVRVLNAISHLKNNAQIRSKLLLAQQAGGMTLTYLGTEKGAMIVGDPNYKIPQGYDPRIRPWYQATRNQPMNGIYMTKPYVDVSTKELVMTIGKKVPEGVFAIDTSLDDMVKQIKSLSNDSMQAFLVGHEGTILVYPDQKWVLKSINKLSPQLSSTSFNSQGKIISAQINGKNALVAFFKVPGTQWYLGLNYNPLIIFASAKAQTIYAAIYGIISFIIVAIVLALVIRIAFKPLQKLQSAVTELGQGDADLTQRLDVVRKDEIGHLADGFNIFLIRLQKMLTSVRDDTQKLTKNAQFTSNSAQNSREKISEQQQEITQVATALHEMSTTAIDVAGHAEQTALAAQQSSDSSQQGRDVIIANQQQITELADQLETTAQGVQQLDQDSREIATILATIQDIAEQTNLLALNAAIEAARAGDQGRGFAVVADEVRNLSQRTQHSTEEIRTMLKRLAENTSHTVTTMEQSCKQAQRSVDEAQAATNSLDSITSSITQISDMATQIASASEEQRAVTDEISRNTQGISDVANNLLQQAKESAEQAHQLDAIAKRLHQQVDQFVL from the coding sequence ATGTCAATCAAGCAAAAGTTAATTATCACTGTAACTTTAGTATTAGCCGCCCTTTTTGCAGCACAAATCAGTTTTGAACGTTATAACATGCGCAAGGACCTATTCCTTGACCTGCAAAACAATTCAGCTCATATCGGTAAAACAACAGCCAATCAACTAGGGGCTTGGTTATCAGGCAAAGTCCGGGTATTAAATGCAATCTCTCATCTAAAAAATAATGCACAAATCAGGTCAAAACTTCTTTTGGCTCAGCAGGCAGGAGGAATGACACTGACCTATCTGGGAACAGAAAAAGGCGCAATGATCGTAGGTGACCCAAACTATAAAATTCCTCAAGGATATGATCCCAGAATTCGCCCCTGGTATCAGGCGACAAGAAACCAACCGATGAACGGAATTTACATGACTAAGCCTTATGTCGATGTCAGCACCAAGGAACTCGTCATGACCATCGGGAAAAAAGTCCCTGAAGGCGTATTCGCAATCGATACATCACTTGATGATATGGTAAAACAAATCAAAAGCCTTAGTAACGATTCAATGCAGGCTTTTCTTGTTGGCCATGAAGGCACAATTCTCGTATATCCTGATCAAAAATGGGTTCTGAAATCCATCAATAAACTAAGCCCACAACTCTCAAGCACATCTTTTAATAGCCAGGGAAAAATAATTTCAGCACAAATCAACGGTAAAAATGCTTTAGTTGCATTTTTTAAAGTCCCCGGAACACAATGGTACTTAGGATTAAATTACAACCCGTTAATCATCTTCGCTAGTGCTAAAGCACAGACTATCTATGCCGCTATCTATGGCATTATCAGCTTTATAATTGTTGCCATCGTACTGGCATTAGTGATTCGAATAGCCTTTAAACCTTTACAAAAATTACAATCTGCCGTGACTGAATTAGGTCAAGGTGATGCAGATTTAACCCAACGCTTAGACGTAGTACGCAAAGATGAAATTGGTCATTTAGCCGATGGTTTCAATATCTTCTTAATAAGACTGCAAAAAATGCTCACAAGTGTTCGTGATGATACCCAAAAACTCACGAAGAACGCTCAGTTCACCTCGAATTCGGCACAAAATTCCCGAGAAAAAATCAGTGAACAACAACAGGAAATTACTCAGGTTGCAACAGCTCTACATGAGATGAGTACAACAGCGATCGATGTAGCCGGACACGCAGAACAAACAGCGTTAGCGGCTCAGCAATCATCAGACTCCAGTCAGCAAGGGCGCGATGTCATCATCGCGAATCAACAGCAGATTACCGAATTGGCTGACCAGTTAGAGACAACCGCTCAAGGCGTTCAGCAATTAGATCAGGACAGCCGCGAAATCGCAACGATTCTGGCAACAATTCAGGATATCGCCGAACAAACCAACCTACTGGCCCTCAATGCAGCAATCGAAGCAGCCCGGGCAGGTGATCAGGGCCGTGGATTTGCAGTTGTTGCCGATGAGGTCAGAAATCTTTCCCAGAGAACACAGCATTCTACTGAAGAAATACGAACCATGCTCAAACGCTTAGCCGAGAATACAAGCCATACAGTCACGACGATGGAACAAAGCTGTAAACAGGCACAACGAAGCGTCGATGAAGCTCAGGCTGCAACTAATTCGCTCGATAGTATTACTTCCTCCATCACACAAATCAGTGACATGGCAACTCAAATTGCCAGTGCATCAGAAGAACAGCGAGCTGTCACCGATGAAATCAGCCGGAACACGCAAGGAATTTCGGATGTTGCAAATAATTTACTACAGCAAGCCAAAGAAAGTGCAGAACAGGCGCATCAGCTTGATGCAATAGCAAAACGCCTTCATCAACAAGTCGATCAATTTGTCCTATAA
- the rep gene encoding ATP-dependent DNA helicase Rep, giving the protein MKLNRAQQQAVHYTSGPCLVLAGAGSGKTRVITNKIAHLIEQCGYQGRHIAAVTFTNKAAREMADRVRQTLGRTKSRGLTISTFHTLGLDLIRKEHQSLKLKANFSLFDDQDQLALLKELSETELQGDKELIRQLQHQISRWKNDLYLPQQITTAAQSEQQQLFTALYQRYQNQLSAYNALDFDDLILMPTLLLKTNTVVRERWQNKIRYLLVDEYQDTNTSQYQLIKLLVGERAFFTVVGDDDQSIYSWRGANPRNLAQLQQDFPNLQIIKLEQNYRSTQRILKCANILIENNDHLFDKRLFSELGYGKPIKVIMARNEEQEAERVIAELMGHHFLNRTQYKDYAILYRGNHQSRLLEKTLMTNRIPYKISGGQSFFSRAEIKDLMAYLRLLVNPDDDSALLRIINVPRREIGPATLEKIGHFANTCHLSLFAAACESNLQSQLGSRARQAVEFFFRWIVELSDRAVRGDALQAVRDLVRDIHYEDWLYETSPSAKAAEMRMKNVSQLFQWVGDMLEGDAEHPPMNINEVVNRLILRDMMERGEQDNDADQVQLMTLHASKGLEFPYVYLIGMEEGLLPHQTSIDDDQIEEERRLAYVGITRAQQELTFTMTRERRQFGEILKPEPSRFLMELPQDDLQWENRKPQQTQEQRRQKGLAGVAALRQMLTEKKGDA; this is encoded by the coding sequence GTGAAACTAAACCGTGCCCAACAGCAAGCGGTCCACTATACCAGCGGGCCTTGTCTGGTTCTCGCTGGTGCAGGTAGTGGAAAAACTCGTGTTATTACAAATAAAATTGCTCATCTGATCGAACAATGTGGTTATCAGGGACGTCATATTGCAGCAGTTACATTTACAAACAAAGCCGCCCGGGAAATGGCTGACCGGGTTCGTCAGACACTGGGGAGAACAAAATCCCGGGGATTGACAATCTCCACATTCCATACGCTTGGTCTCGACCTCATCCGCAAAGAACATCAGTCTTTAAAACTAAAAGCAAACTTTTCTCTATTTGATGATCAGGATCAACTTGCTTTACTCAAAGAGTTAAGCGAAACAGAACTCCAGGGTGATAAAGAACTCATTCGTCAGTTACAACATCAAATCAGCCGTTGGAAGAACGATTTATACCTTCCTCAGCAGATAACAACGGCAGCACAAAGTGAGCAACAACAACTTTTCACAGCACTCTACCAACGCTATCAAAATCAACTTAGCGCATACAATGCGCTAGACTTTGATGACTTAATTCTCATGCCGACACTGCTGCTGAAAACGAACACGGTCGTGCGTGAACGCTGGCAGAACAAAATCCGTTATTTATTAGTTGATGAATATCAGGATACCAACACCAGTCAGTATCAACTGATCAAATTACTGGTTGGAGAACGGGCTTTTTTCACTGTCGTAGGTGACGATGACCAGTCAATCTATTCCTGGCGGGGAGCAAATCCGCGAAATCTGGCACAGCTCCAGCAAGACTTTCCTAATTTACAGATTATAAAACTGGAACAGAACTATCGCTCAACACAACGTATTCTAAAATGCGCCAACATTTTAATCGAAAATAACGATCACTTATTTGATAAACGCTTGTTCTCAGAATTAGGCTATGGCAAACCAATTAAAGTCATCATGGCAAGAAATGAAGAGCAAGAAGCCGAACGTGTTATTGCCGAGTTAATGGGGCATCATTTCCTCAACCGGACACAATATAAAGACTACGCAATTCTCTATCGAGGTAACCATCAATCCAGATTACTCGAAAAAACATTAATGACCAACCGAATCCCTTATAAAATCAGCGGCGGTCAATCTTTTTTCTCTCGGGCTGAAATTAAAGATCTCATGGCTTATTTGCGATTGCTCGTCAACCCAGATGATGATAGTGCACTACTTCGCATTATCAATGTTCCAAGGCGAGAGATAGGCCCGGCAACGCTTGAAAAAATCGGCCATTTCGCCAATACCTGTCACTTAAGTTTATTCGCAGCAGCTTGTGAATCTAACTTACAGAGCCAACTTGGCAGCCGCGCTCGTCAAGCTGTCGAATTTTTCTTTCGCTGGATTGTAGAACTATCAGATCGGGCAGTCAGAGGCGATGCGCTGCAGGCTGTGCGCGATCTCGTCCGCGATATTCATTATGAAGACTGGCTTTATGAAACCAGCCCCAGTGCTAAAGCAGCTGAAATGAGAATGAAAAATGTCTCTCAATTATTTCAATGGGTCGGTGATATGCTCGAAGGTGATGCCGAACATCCCCCTATGAATATCAATGAAGTCGTCAATCGCTTAATCTTGCGAGATATGATGGAAAGAGGTGAACAGGATAACGATGCAGACCAGGTTCAGCTGATGACCTTACATGCTTCAAAGGGATTAGAATTCCCCTATGTCTATCTCATCGGCATGGAAGAGGGGCTTCTACCTCATCAAACTTCCATCGATGACGATCAGATCGAGGAAGAACGGAGGCTTGCTTATGTCGGTATCACCAGGGCCCAGCAGGAACTTACGTTTACAATGACCCGGGAACGGCGGCAATTTGGTGAAATACTTAAACCTGAACCAAGCCGTTTTCTCATGGAACTCCCACAAGATGATCTTCAATGGGAAAATAGAAAACCACAACAAACTCAGGAACAACGACGTCAAAAAGGATTAGCGGGTGTTGCGGCCTTACGACAGATGCTTACAGAGAAAAAAGGGGACGCTTAA
- the garK gene encoding Glycerate 2-kinase, giving the protein MKIIVAPDSFKESLSAPHAAKAIIDGFSQIYPDAEFVSIPLADGGEGTVAAVVSARGGRVERCTVHGARMTEVESFWGMLDADQTAVIEVAAACGLEQLAPTLRNPRLTTSYGVGELIRFALDAGATRILVGLGGSASNDAGAGMLQALGVGLLDEQGEVLPVGGAALANLATIDMSGLDPRLKHACIEVACDVDNTLCGPKGASFIFGPQKGADVQMTIALDKALENFARCCEAQLHTDLLSIIGGGAAGGLGAALSGLLGAKLRSGIDLLVDLMAFDEALDGADLVITGEGRLDGQSISGKTPVGVARRSQDAHIPVIAIAGSLGPDYQRLYDHGITAIFSCVNRVDSLSSILATAEQDLLSSARNVAALWSMASQA; this is encoded by the coding sequence ATGAAGATCATTGTTGCCCCAGATTCATTCAAAGAAAGTTTATCTGCTCCACATGCTGCGAAGGCTATTATTGATGGCTTTTCTCAAATTTATCCTGATGCTGAATTTGTGTCGATTCCCCTGGCTGATGGGGGTGAAGGGACTGTGGCGGCGGTTGTGAGTGCCCGGGGCGGGCGCGTTGAGCGCTGTACCGTTCATGGGGCAAGGATGACTGAAGTTGAGAGTTTTTGGGGGATGCTGGACGCTGATCAAACAGCGGTTATAGAAGTGGCCGCAGCCTGTGGTCTGGAGCAGTTAGCTCCAACGCTACGTAACCCTAGATTAACGACTAGCTACGGTGTTGGAGAGTTGATTCGTTTTGCTTTAGATGCCGGAGCTACACGGATTTTAGTCGGTCTGGGGGGAAGTGCCAGTAATGATGCGGGGGCTGGGATGTTGCAGGCATTGGGTGTCGGTTTACTCGATGAGCAGGGTGAGGTTTTACCTGTGGGGGGGGCAGCTTTAGCTAATTTAGCGACTATTGATATGAGCGGTTTGGATCCCCGTCTGAAGCATGCGTGCATTGAAGTCGCCTGTGATGTGGATAACACGCTGTGTGGTCCTAAAGGTGCCAGCTTTATTTTTGGCCCACAAAAAGGGGCTGATGTACAGATGACCATTGCTTTAGATAAGGCGCTGGAAAATTTTGCAAGATGTTGTGAAGCGCAGTTACATACTGATTTGCTCTCGATTATCGGGGGGGGCGCTGCTGGTGGATTGGGCGCAGCATTGAGTGGCCTGCTGGGAGCAAAACTTCGCTCAGGTATTGATTTATTGGTGGATTTGATGGCATTTGATGAAGCTCTGGATGGTGCTGATTTGGTCATTACTGGTGAAGGACGCTTAGATGGCCAGTCAATTTCCGGTAAAACACCCGTTGGCGTGGCCAGACGTAGTCAGGACGCTCATATACCCGTGATTGCGATAGCTGGTTCTCTTGGTCCTGATTATCAGCGGCTCTATGATCATGGCATAACGGCTATTTTTAGTTGCGTCAACCGGGTTGATTCACTCTCGTCGATTTTGGCTACGGCAGAGCAAGACTTGTTATCTAGTGCCAGAAATGTTGCAGCGCTATGGAGTATGGCCAGTCAGGCCTGA
- the crcB gene encoding Putative fluoride ion transporter CrcB — MLSTLIAVFIGGGFGSMLRWFVSLKLNSIAGTLPFGTLAVNMLGAFIIAIGIAVFAKMPNLDPAWKLMITTGFCGGLTTFSTFTAETLTLFQLGKMATAIGNIFLNLAGSMVMASLAFGLMAWLMSK; from the coding sequence ATGTTATCTACACTGATTGCCGTCTTTATTGGAGGTGGCTTTGGAAGTATGCTGCGTTGGTTTGTCAGCTTAAAGTTAAATAGTATTGCAGGGACACTCCCATTTGGGACACTTGCTGTCAATATGCTCGGCGCATTTATTATTGCTATTGGCATTGCTGTATTTGCAAAAATGCCTAACCTAGATCCAGCATGGAAACTGATGATTACCACTGGATTTTGTGGTGGATTAACCACTTTTTCAACGTTTACGGCTGAAACACTGACTTTGTTTCAATTGGGTAAAATGGCAACAGCCATTGGTAATATTTTCTTAAACCTGGCAGGTTCAATGGTCATGGCATCATTAGCTTTTGGTTTAATGGCCTGGCTCATGTCAAAATAA
- the argO gene encoding Arginine exporter protein ArgO produces MPIGMQNAFVLNQGIMRSHHYLVAGLCALIDLLLVSMAVYGVGYVFTAQPLLQKGLMLLGCAYMLIYGSKCLHRCIIGHTPDRATTFHQKSRRQTVLTTLSVTLFNPHVYLDTLIIWGGYAAALHSNSRSLFVAGGASASFCWFFFLAIGGAYLSPWLNNRRCQQVLDAFIGLSMFVLTSQLLQTLF; encoded by the coding sequence ATGCCTATCGGAATGCAAAATGCCTTTGTTTTAAATCAGGGGATTATGCGTAGCCATCATTATCTGGTCGCAGGTTTATGCGCACTGATCGATTTGTTACTCGTTAGCATGGCCGTTTACGGGGTAGGATATGTGTTTACAGCTCAGCCATTATTACAAAAAGGACTCATGCTGTTAGGATGTGCCTATATGCTCATTTATGGTAGCAAATGTCTTCACCGGTGTATCATCGGCCACACTCCGGACCGGGCAACAACATTTCATCAAAAGAGCCGCAGACAAACTGTCTTAACAACACTTTCAGTCACCTTATTTAATCCCCATGTCTACTTAGACACACTGATCATCTGGGGAGGATATGCAGCAGCTCTCCACTCAAACAGTCGGTCTCTGTTTGTAGCCGGAGGAGCCAGTGCTTCATTTTGCTGGTTTTTCTTTCTGGCAATTGGCGGAGCTTATCTGTCTCCATGGCTCAATAACCGGCGCTGCCAGCAAGTGCTTGATGCTTTCATCGGTTTAAGCATGTTTGTGCTAACCAGCCAATTATTACAAACGTTATTCTGA
- the pctB_1 gene encoding Methyl-accepting chemotaxis protein PctB, giving the protein MSIKHKLVIAVVLVLAVLSVLQTWQQVSNLDHNVQQNLEHQAKQLSTTAATQLSIWLDNKLKTLKAVTDKTPKNSDFQQELFQTQKAGGFSNVFYGNEQGNMVAGDPNYEIPYGYDPRIRIWYVGATQHSPYLSEPYTDTNGNLVMTLALQSANGVYASDLPLTTIKTQLKALSTRSIVAFLVSSDGTILVYPDPKWVEHGIHELSKQLSGKVITKYQGKLIKANLNKIPSLISFSAIPNTDWFIGLSFNKQKAFASVHEKLVNSLLYNAITFVFVALVMYLLIEVSFRPLKQLQNAITALGQGDSDLTQRLNLKRSDEIGKLGQSFDIFLDRLHQLLQRVNSDSVKLLSNAEKVSEYASHSSQSAMSQQQQITDMTNSFNEITDSALHVAENATQTSVAVQDSQKACIAGKTVIERNQEQILALVDQLESTASGLAQLEQSSTQINDILTTIQGIAEQTNLLALNAAIEAARAGEQGRGFAVVAGEVRDLSQRTQQSTEQIRDVLSQLHKNTQHTVKTMQDSRQQAQKSVEEASAATDALDNINNSIQSIQDMAAQISSAADQQHHATLRMRDNSSAIQQDCSMLQAHAGHNDDKAQDLKQIARRLNHEMNQFTL; this is encoded by the coding sequence ATGTCAATTAAGCATAAGTTGGTCATTGCGGTCGTACTAGTTCTGGCCGTCTTGTCCGTTTTACAAACCTGGCAACAGGTTAGTAACCTTGATCACAATGTACAACAAAATCTGGAACACCAGGCGAAACAACTTTCAACGACAGCCGCAACGCAACTATCAATCTGGCTTGATAATAAATTAAAAACGCTGAAAGCAGTCACCGATAAAACGCCAAAAAACTCCGACTTCCAGCAAGAGCTGTTTCAAACACAAAAAGCTGGGGGATTCTCTAACGTTTTTTACGGCAATGAACAAGGGAATATGGTGGCAGGGGATCCAAACTATGAAATCCCCTATGGTTATGATCCCCGCATCCGAATCTGGTATGTCGGGGCGACACAACATAGTCCTTATTTATCGGAACCATATACAGACACCAATGGCAATTTGGTTATGACGCTCGCATTGCAGTCAGCAAATGGTGTCTATGCCAGTGATCTCCCATTGACGACCATCAAAACACAGTTAAAAGCATTAAGTACACGTTCTATCGTTGCTTTTCTGGTTTCAAGTGATGGAACGATTTTAGTCTACCCTGATCCAAAATGGGTAGAACACGGAATTCATGAACTCAGCAAACAACTTTCCGGTAAAGTCATAACAAAATACCAGGGGAAATTAATCAAAGCGAATCTCAATAAAATTCCATCGCTTATCAGCTTCAGCGCGATTCCTAATACAGACTGGTTTATTGGATTAAGTTTTAACAAGCAAAAAGCTTTTGCCAGTGTGCATGAAAAATTAGTAAATAGTCTTTTGTATAACGCGATAACCTTCGTTTTCGTTGCCTTAGTGATGTATTTGCTCATTGAAGTCTCATTCAGACCACTAAAACAGCTCCAGAATGCGATTACAGCACTTGGTCAGGGCGATTCGGACTTAACACAACGTCTTAATCTTAAGCGTAGCGATGAAATTGGTAAATTAGGACAAAGCTTTGATATTTTCCTCGACAGGCTCCACCAGCTTTTACAGCGGGTTAATTCCGATTCGGTGAAATTATTAAGTAACGCAGAAAAGGTGTCTGAATATGCCAGCCATTCTTCACAATCGGCGATGAGTCAGCAGCAACAAATCACAGATATGACCAACTCATTTAATGAAATAACTGATAGCGCTCTTCATGTTGCCGAAAATGCCACTCAAACAAGTGTTGCAGTTCAGGATTCTCAAAAAGCCTGTATTGCCGGCAAAACAGTCATTGAACGTAATCAGGAGCAAATTCTGGCTTTGGTCGATCAACTAGAATCAACAGCATCGGGGCTTGCACAGCTAGAGCAAAGTAGTACGCAGATTAATGATATCCTAACCACGATTCAGGGAATTGCCGAACAGACCAATCTACTTGCGCTCAATGCAGCAATTGAGGCAGCCCGGGCTGGAGAACAAGGACGAGGTTTTGCGGTTGTAGCAGGAGAGGTCAGAGATCTATCACAACGGACTCAGCAATCGACCGAACAAATTCGGGATGTACTCTCTCAGTTACATAAAAATACGCAGCATACCGTTAAAACAATGCAGGATAGCCGCCAGCAGGCACAGAAAAGCGTTGAAGAAGCCTCAGCAGCAACTGATGCCCTTGATAACATCAATAACTCAATTCAGAGCATTCAGGATATGGCGGCTCAAATCAGTAGTGCCGCGGATCAACAGCATCATGCCACACTCAGAATGAGAGATAACTCAAGTGCAATTCAACAAGACTGCAGTATGTTGCAGGCACATGCCGGTCATAATGACGATAAAGCGCAAGATCTCAAACAAATTGCCAGACGTCTGAATCACGAAATGAATCAATTTACGCTTTAA
- the rbgA gene encoding Ribosome biogenesis GTPase A: protein MAIQWYPGHMHKAQKQIREIMPNVDLVIEVLDARIPYSSNNPMVSELRGTKPYLKILNKSDLADAQRTTNWIGYLEQIHGVRALPMAQDKVAHVLGLLELIKEMLPQRGSADKPITALICGIPNVGKSTLINALAGRIIAKTGNEPAVTKAQQKIRLEGNITLLDTPGILWPKFDNENSGYRLAATGAIKDTAISHDDIAAFTAEYLLENYPQQLLQRYEWDELPVDEIGLLEQLGRQRGCLVRGGHVDFTKVATILLNELRNGTLGNITLETPNQVEQEEIIFAQQRKEKELKKKQRDQQRRAKAKKRRG, encoded by the coding sequence ATGGCGATTCAATGGTATCCGGGACACATGCATAAAGCACAAAAACAAATCCGGGAAATCATGCCTAATGTCGATTTGGTCATTGAAGTCTTAGATGCCCGAATCCCATACAGTAGTAACAATCCTATGGTTAGTGAACTTCGTGGGACAAAGCCTTACCTGAAAATTCTGAATAAGAGTGATTTAGCCGACGCCCAGCGAACCACAAATTGGATAGGCTACTTAGAACAAATTCATGGCGTCAGGGCATTACCCATGGCTCAGGACAAAGTAGCTCATGTTCTAGGATTACTGGAATTAATAAAAGAGATGTTGCCACAGCGCGGTAGTGCAGACAAACCGATTACTGCACTAATCTGTGGCATTCCCAATGTGGGGAAATCCACATTAATAAATGCACTGGCCGGTCGAATCATTGCTAAAACAGGAAACGAACCAGCTGTCACCAAGGCCCAACAAAAAATTCGCCTGGAAGGAAATATTACGCTTTTAGACACTCCTGGAATTTTGTGGCCAAAGTTTGATAATGAGAATAGTGGATACCGGCTCGCGGCAACTGGAGCGATCAAAGATACCGCCATCAGCCATGATGATATCGCAGCATTTACAGCTGAATATTTACTTGAAAATTACCCACAGCAATTACTGCAACGATATGAATGGGATGAACTGCCTGTCGACGAAATTGGTTTACTTGAACAATTAGGTCGTCAGCGTGGTTGTTTGGTCCGAGGAGGACATGTCGATTTTACGAAAGTTGCCACTATTCTTCTCAACGAGCTAAGAAATGGCACACTTGGAAACATCACTTTAGAAACCCCCAATCAGGTCGAACAGGAAGAAATCATTTTTGCCCAACAACGCAAAGAAAAAGAGTTGAAGAAGAAGCAACGTGATCAACAGCGTAGAGCCAAAGCTAAAAAACGCCGCGGATAA
- the argP gene encoding HTH-type transcriptional regulator ArgP, whose protein sequence is MQMDYKLLRALDAVVVSQSFDRAASLLSITQSAVSQRIRQLEQHWGEPLLVRAQPLQLTALGQQLIGHYRRVSQLEQQLQEQLEPDSKKPMPFPLAVNADSLAIWLLDALSKPLRLGDIELHLTVENEAQTWQRMQSGEVLGCITNREKPVSGAVSIPLGVLTYLCVASPAFIKRYFDEERISIQQLRQAPAIAFDQRDDMHFQFIESLFGLKPGEYPCHTVRSSETFVSMTESGYAYCMIARQQVPIQLEQGRLINLFPEHSIRVPLYWHYWLFSGSIMEQLSGMIVQYSQSILDLL, encoded by the coding sequence ATGCAAATGGATTACAAGTTGCTCAGAGCTCTTGATGCCGTCGTGGTTTCACAGAGCTTTGATCGTGCAGCCAGTTTGTTGTCGATTACTCAGTCAGCTGTTTCACAACGGATACGACAGCTTGAACAGCATTGGGGTGAGCCATTGCTGGTTCGCGCTCAGCCATTGCAATTAACTGCATTAGGGCAGCAATTAATCGGTCATTACCGCCGTGTCAGCCAGTTGGAGCAGCAGTTACAGGAGCAGTTAGAACCTGATTCTAAAAAGCCCATGCCTTTCCCGTTAGCTGTGAACGCGGATAGTCTGGCGATATGGTTACTGGATGCATTGAGTAAACCATTGCGCTTAGGGGATATCGAACTGCATTTGACGGTGGAAAATGAAGCCCAGACCTGGCAGCGCATGCAAAGCGGTGAGGTACTGGGATGTATTACCAACCGGGAGAAGCCGGTAAGCGGTGCGGTCAGTATTCCGCTTGGGGTATTGACTTATTTATGTGTTGCTTCGCCGGCTTTCATTAAGCGATATTTCGATGAAGAGCGAATTAGTATTCAACAACTTCGTCAAGCCCCTGCTATCGCATTTGATCAGCGTGACGATATGCATTTTCAGTTTATTGAGTCTTTATTTGGCTTAAAACCGGGCGAATATCCGTGTCATACGGTTCGCTCATCTGAAACCTTTGTCAGTATGACTGAATCAGGGTATGCCTATTGCATGATTGCACGTCAACAGGTCCCGATACAACTGGAACAAGGGAGGTTGATCAACCTTTTTCCTGAGCACAGTATCCGGGTACCTTTATACTGGCATTATTGGTTATTTAGTGGCTCGATTATGGAGCAACTGAGTGGCATGATTGTGCAATATAGCCAATCAATTTTAGATCTATTATGA